The Anas acuta chromosome 2, bAnaAcu1.1, whole genome shotgun sequence genomic interval TCTACAGAAAGCTATGTATTTGAAAGTTTCAGGTATATCTTAACCTTTCCAAGGATACAAAGTATTCAGAAACAAGGTAGTAAATACACTAGTGCTGCCCCACTTCCAAACTTCCAAAGTAAGATAACTGTTTTATTAAGCAAccttaatatttttgttcaatagaagacttgttttttgttttttttttttaaaaacccttTCCATCTTCATCATAGGTATACTTTCAAAGTCTGTATTACATTTCTCTGTTCCTTAAAGAGTATATGTAGGGTTAATAGTCCTAtcagtacttaaagggagcTTACTTGCAGTAAGTAGCTTTTCTAAGGTTTTCAGAGGGGCCGGTAACCATCGGATTTACATCAGGACTAGTAAAATCGTAGTTCTTAAGTGGTAGACAGATGTTGATGGGATTTAAGTTGGACCtaactgttgtttttaatgctgaatAAGAATGTTCAGCATTCAAAGAGATTACGTTAGTACAAAGGTCAGTTATCTTACTACTCCCCCTTAAGTTAAACGCAGTGTATATCCACAGTGTTCTTCTATATCTACAATTTCAATAAAGCTTACCCAACCAACAGTTAAGAACTGAACTCCAAGTTTGGCACATACAGCAATTTTCAGGAGTgtccctttgtttttattaaaacactGATAAGAACAATGATCCTATCACCAAGCATTAGCCTGACTGGCAGCTACTCAAAGTGCTTTATCTCAACTTTGCACACAGGGATCGCACCTTGCCTACAACTGAGGCACATAAGGCACAGTGCAGAAGTACAAGAGTTCAGACACTAGAGGACAGTCTGTTCATTCGACTGAACCTCCAGATTTGTAGTGCAGGTTCCACATCGCTTCCTTTCTCTTGCACTAGCATTCAAGTTCATAAGCTGCTGAATCCACTTCCAGGAAGCTTCTCTTCAGATCACAGATTTCTTTAGGCTAGTTGAAATTCTTTTTACATAAGCCTCAGAGCGTTGCAAGAATCCTTGAAAATGAGATAATTAGTGTCAGTACTGTCTGTCCAACACCAAAGACAAGAGCTTCTAAGGGAGCCATATTCTTTCCTGCTACTCTGTAAATTCCAGCTACTGCAGCACCTAAgaatcacaggaaaaacaacCATCAAATTACAGATGTAAACCCAAGGCTGAAATATATGCAATTTACTGTGTTTATGCATCAGCTATTCCTAGAATATTACCAAACACTGTATTACTTCATGGCATTATGCAATTATTTAGCCTTGCTTGActtttttatagttttatgAAAAGCCTTCAGGGATGATTTTCCTAATTGAATCAGATTAACTTTCACAACACAAGCTTGATTTGAAAAAAAGTGAATCTTGCCATTTCCTTTTAGGTGTTttcaaatttaatatttttttcttcagattagCCTTCTGCTAATTTGaaaaattagcaaaaaaaacattcaagttTGGTTTAATTGTGCTTGCATAAGCAGGGAGAAGACAACAGTAAGATTGCTGGAGTCtacaaaacaactaaaaattTCCATCAGCTTCATTTAACATTTCAGTTAAATAACAAGTCAAACTGAGTctgcttaaattttatttaaactattaATCCAATAATAATTGTTCAGAAAATCaagcaaaacatgaaaaacgATCAAGTCTTATATTGTCATCCACGAATGTGTATGGGAAGAAATCTCTACAGGTAATTAGATTGACTTATACaaaattaagacatttttcttGTAGATGTGCGCAGATTCCCATTTGTATAACATTGCATGATCAAGATAAGCCAGCAACAAAATACTGCATTGTAAACAAAGCCAGTTGCTCCTCCCTTCCACTGTCTTTTACATGCTGAATTTATCATATGCATATAAAGAGCAAAAGTCACACAGCAAGCAAATAGTTGTGCTGACTTGAAACAAATGCCTGAGAAAGGTGCTCTTTGCTACCAGTCAAAAATACCAGGCTAATgatgaagaacattttcttctcaaatgaTGTCTGAGCATAAAGACACCAAAATGTTCAtccaaaaaaaagtcttgtatACAGCTGTCTGTGGATAAAAATTTTACATAATCCATACCTCAGAAGTTCACTTagaataaagctttttttaaaaaaaaaaatatattttttttgtttgttttttggaacTAGTATTTGTTGTAGACTTGTTTCCCTTACCTAAGGGATCACTGAATTTGCCGTCCTTTGAGGTTTTggtctttaggaaaaaaaacaaaaacttaattctgaaataattataGGACTTTTTGTACAAGATGTCTGAGAACCCAATTAACTACAATTAAATGATtctagaaaacagaaagatgcTTTTGCAAGCtctaagaaaactgaaaagccaccacaatttttgaaataaataccAAGAGTTAAAAATACGGAATTTCCTTGGTTTTGCTCAGTCATTAATATGAATAGTCTGTTGAAGTGATCAAAAtccaggtgttttttttttttttttaaaaacaaacaaacaaacaaaaaaaaacaaacacttctcAAACACTGTAGGAAAAGAATTCACCAGTAATTGTTTCTTtaccaaaaaaacaccttaaaatatattttgttagaAACTTCACCACAAGGCTAGCTTTACGATATTTCACTCAGCCACCTTGCAtaagcttttccatttgttcCTCTAAGATTGACTGTCAAAAACTGAAAGAGATCCTTGAGCCTGAGCCCAGTACCGACATTAAAATTAGTTGGGTGATTGAACTCTCAAACTGAATTCAAATGGCTACAATTTATTAACTAGTAGCATCAAATTATGGTATCCCAATAATAGACTTGTTTTGCTTAAGAAAACATTGagatattttgaaaaacatcaataatgaaaacattaaaagtgTTATAGCTtgataattatatatttattgaatAACTGTGTGTAATACAACCTGTAATGCATAACCCAGCACAATTGGTACAGAGCCAGAGTATACTACAAGAAGTTGCTATTGAGGAAATGAGAATATCACCAAAAGAgcgagggaggaggaagaacagaCCCTTTGGGATAAGAGGCAGCTGAAATCGTTACCTCAAACTGCCTAACATATCTATTCCTGGGGTTATTTTTGACAGTACTCACCACTATTTGCTCAGTTTGTTGTCTTTTCTCAAAAACCCATGAAGTTTGAAAGCTCTATCATGAGCAAAATTGAACTTGCATCATTTAACAGCCCATATTGCCTTCAACACAAATGATGCAGAGAACTGGAAATACAAATGGAAATCAGATATTTGAATTTCTCTGGATTTGGCCTATCCAGAAGGCTAAATCCTTAAATTCCAGCTTGCAGCATAATAGCTATTGAAAATACTCTTTAATATCGTGTTACTGTAAGTGGCCTTCAGAAGCTCCTCACAGAATTTCTTTTAGGATGAAAGAACCCAGTGCTGtccagaaacaaaaatacctcAACGTTTTTATTTAACCCAGTTACAATGTTCTGTGCAAAACCATTGGGAACAGTGTAATAAACGTTCACAGTGCTATCTTGTAGAAATTCCTAGGTGAGATGCATTATTTACACATAAACAGGGCTGTTTATTTGTTAAATTTTTTGACATGTAAAACCGTGTTGCTCCTCTTACGCATAGAGGAAAGACAAAGTAATTTCATTTCACAAACACTGATCCTTCCCCACCACAGAATACTATTGAAAAAGTCTTGGCTTGGATATCCAGCAATGCATTTCCTAtcttttattcttcagaaaCAGTCATGCACAGTTGACCTCCAAACAGGGCCACTGCCATTTTATACATAGGACAATTCGATGTCAGCATAACACAGTGTAAGGTTCTCAATGGGTTCTATATATGCCTTACCTTAGAAGaagacggaaaaaaaaaaaaaaaaaaaacgaactATACTGAGCTGTTGTTAAACACTGGAAATTTTAGGCTGGGAAATATACAGCAGTTAAAACCACTTTGAGGAAAGccttaaggaaatattttttcagaaacgtgtatttttatttaatcttgaaAGCTAACGGGAAGAATGACTTTCAGTataagaaactttaaaaaataatctcctaCAAAACACCCATAAGTGAAGCTCAAGTGTTACCACTACTCTGATAATCTGTACAAATCAAAGACAGAATGAAAGGCAACACTGCTCACCTACAGTTTAAGGTAATATGACAGTCTCTAAATTTACAGTTCCATACCCTCAAAGGCTTAACCCTCAAAAGCATCACCCATCCCTACACCAAATAAATTGGAAATTATCATTATAACCACATAAGACTGGGAAGGTTTTTCAAATCCATAAGCCAAATTGTTTGGTCTGTTCTCTGAGCAGCATGCATAGTTCAGATTGTTATCCAgtcactaaaaaacaaaaaagttactTTGCTGCAAGACAGTACTTATATGGcacctttccttcctttaaGGGAGCAACATACTATccaaatgcaattaaaaaaccTCCAGCAGGCTCAAGGAAATGAGCAAGAAGTCAATTCTGCAATCAATGGGATCAGAGCttcatttccaaacaaaatgGCTGTCTTTAAGGATATTAACAGGTGATCTTGATCAAAAACTTTTGGCAAAAGGTCTGCACAAGTACAATAAGACAGGACTGCACTTTCAGGTCTCAAAAAGGTATTACCTGACAAGCATACACATTTGAACAGCTTGGTACCCAAAGTTTACAAGATGAAAGACTAGGACAATTGTCCACTGACAATTCTGGaatcatttttatctttaccACAACAGGAAGAGAAACTCAGCTGTCATTTTCATTAGAATTGCTACTTGACTAAAGCAAAATCCTTAATAAACAATCACCAAACCACTAAgacaaggtttattttttttaatattgatttaAATTTAGAGCAAATAAGTAAAAACACAAAGACAGACTTACTGGTTATCATTGCTCCTGTTATAGAACCCAGAAATCCAATGCTGACCACAATGACAGAGATTAGTCTCCCCTGCCTATGCCTCTGCAGCATCACAAACATTAACACTCCCACAGCACCATGGacaaagagagaggagaagagagccCAGAGGAAAACCCAGTACCACATCTCTGAAAGAAAGCAGCcaaaagattaatatttttcaggCAATAAATTTAAGAGATTTAGAAACATTGCATATAATCAAtactaaaagaaaagcaataccCATTTCAGTCTTAAAAGGAGTCAATGTGAAAACACTGGCATATGCTCAAGACACTATCCCCTTTTAGCAGTCTATCAAAGAAGTAACTATTATGATCAAAAAATTGTAAAAAGAAATCTAGTACAGTTTTTGTAATAATACATCTGATTAAAGACCACCATATTTTCTTCAAaggtttcttaaaaaaaaacaaaaaaacaacaaaaaacaatatttgTAACTTCTTACTAGGATTTTGCAAATACAGCTGCAGAACAAAAAATTATCTGAAACCAAGTGAACCAGAAAAAAGTCAAGAACTCTCTTTTATAATAGGAGACCACATCAAGCTAacataaaaggcaaaaaatgagattaaaggCTTCAGTATATCTACCCAGGAGCTGTAAATGTTCTATTGAATTagcttcaaaaggaaaaaaaaaagaaataaaaaatattaaaatgtagaaTAAAGCAGCTTGGATGTATTACTAATTGCTTAGCACACACTTTTATAGATACAGGTAGTCACTATCATTTAAGTCACTGAGCAAGGACAGGAGATCTTGAGAACATGCAGAGTACAAACATTTCTAAGAATGCCAGACATGATCAttactttcaaataaaagagcagaaagcatCAACAAAGCtacataaaaatcaaagaaacttCCTTACTTGGTGATAATCTTCTAAAAGCATTTACTATAATTCAAAAAGGGTAAGAAAaactaagaaaggaaaaaagcgAAACCCTAAATACATGTAtaggaaccttttttttttttaaaaaaaaaaaaaaacttttttttttaaaacactttttttttttttaaaaaaaaaaggtcaactACAGTGATGATCTTGTATGTTTCTATCACCACAGAATTTAGCAAACTGGGAGACATTTTCCCAGCTGTCAAAATCCCAAACTTAATTAGTTTTTCCCACAGTGCACCCtaaaaaaaagatacagcttCCATACaacagcaggacagcaggacCATGTTTATCAGGTGAGCCTGTATTACTGTAGCTTGACACACAGTCATTCAAGTAGAAATATGACCCAATTAgctaacttttaaaaaaataatacacaaacaaagcaaattaagcaaagcaaattaaGCAAAGGATGCTCAGAAAGAATCGTTGCCACACAGTAACTGCAGTCCTTTGAGTCCAAGTCTGCAGAGCATACATAACCacaatatacacacacacacacacaagttcaaaatttttcatttagcAGTACTTTGAGTGTAGTCTCAACCCTTCCCCTTTCATGCAGGCATAAAAGGCAAATCCATGTCGTAGGACTTACAACTCCTATAAATCAGGAGAATCAAAAGACCCACTTAGGAGAGCAAAAAGGAAGGTGAATGGTAAATATACATATAGTTAATACTAACTACTGTAGTTAAAGACACAACCTCTCTTTCTGAGTGTTTGGATACACACACATATTGGGGGTAGCTCTAAGCAAGTCCATGGAAGTTCTCCGTCCATATTTTACTGATttgcaaaatacagtaaaagagAGTCCTGTACAGGACAGTACGTTGACAAGATTTGTCACAAGCTTTCATCTTTCTCAACTAAGGCAGATACAAGAGATGAAACACCTACCTAAGGAAAGCGCAATCTTGCAATACTGTGAAGGTCAAGATAACCTGATACCACAGTGATGGACTCAGAATAGGTATTTCAAATTTATGGACGAAGAAAATGCTCAGTTCTTATGCAGCATTACATGACAATTGCATGCTGTAAGATTCCCAAACACTCCACAGCTATGACAGCGGTCTATTGATCAAGGTTATCCCCTGCAGTTTCCACAGGGTCTATGATGCACCACAATGCCTTTTAGGAAATCAGTGGTTGTGGTCATTGTTGACCCTTGCCAGGtgggaaaagaaattaatttgcaGTCATAGGAAGACTTCTTACAATGACTGAAATCATAGAAGAAAAGGCAATATTATGAAAGGACTAACTCCAAATGGAAGAGCCCAAACATATTCACAACCCCTCTACACGAAAAATAACTGCACAATAATCAACTATCTTTGTCTTATTTAGATTCCAAATACGGCTCAAGGAAAATTAGCATCATGCTGCACTTTGCATTTAGGGCAGAAGACAGCAGAACAGAACCAGCCCCAAATGTTAGCTAAAATTGAGTTCTTTCACACACActttcccctcctgctccttaAAGTGACATGCATACTAAGTACATTCAAAAGGCAATTAGAGAACatccagaaatatttcttgttctACATGAATGCAGCTGTAGTGTTTAAAGAACCCAGCTACAAACCATGACTTCATAAACCCTTAGGTTTTCAGCTCAATAGTATCACAGTCAGCAATGCAAGAAATGAAGGTAGCGTTACATGCAACTGCAATAACCCAGTACCTTCTCATAATATATCATTCACACCTTCTGTTTTTGCCAGACTGACTGCAGATGCTAAAATCTGCAGGTATTTACTTCAGAGCAGTTGGAGGGGAGGTGGGTGGAGGGACGAACCCCTCATATCTTCATGACGGTAGGAACCAAACATTTGTTTAGATGTGAAAAGGGCTAGGATATAGGCCTGTGAGGCTCCTAGATGCAAAAGTCAGGCAGCAGGATGAGGGACACAGCAAGCAGTTGTGAACTGGTTAACTATCTTTCATCCTGCAAGTAGGCAAATTAGTATACAGAACACCAATTTGGAGTTTGTATTTGTGTACCTCCAAGCACACGTTGCAGATTATCCACTCTCCACCAGCTTGCGTGCAAATTGGTTAAGTAGCTGATTAGCAAGTTACTAGAAAGAGTTATGAGCAGAGAGACtaaatgttttttccccttatacACATTCTAGCTAGAGAGCAACTTGAGTCTTTTTTATCCCAACAGGTTGAAAATGGAACTTAAtctgcttccccccccccccccccccacataAGAGTTTGAGGTTCTCTGAAATCCATTATTATCCAACTCCATGATTATGATGAAAGATGGCCCTTGGAAAAATACTGTGCTAGAGATACACTGAAGGAAGCAAAGAATGGGTTGGGGATAACACAGAGATGCCATGAGGGAATGAAGAAAGAGAATGTGAACTTCTGAACCCAAAGGGTCAAGGCTTTGCTTGACCAGAAAATAACCCAGTAGCTGAAAGATTTTTAGTATCTATTATCAATTAATAtctattattaattattattaaatgagGCAGAAATGAGACTGTGGTGTTTTAAGAGCATGCTGATACAACAGACATTTATGTCCCATATATAAGATTCATACTCTAAGAGGTATAAACATACCTGATCAATTGCTACTACCTTGACAAACAAAGCATGCTGttaaaaaagttaattatttgTGTAACTACACTAAGTAACTTGCTCTTCTGATGATGAACTACACAATTGGAATACTTTGCTGGTATGATAATAATGATTTAGCTTTAGCTAGCAGAAAGCTCCAAACACAAACCTAGTTTCAGTTATTTAGTTACATCCTCACAGAGCTACCTGAAAGAGCcctgaacaaaatgaaattacaaaaaaaaaaaaaaaaaaggtgcactGGAAGAGATCCAGTACTTAGTGACTTACAAGCCACAACATCCAATGCATACCACAGATCACCCTGGCTTTAAGCGGGTGGAATTTCCCTCCCACTGcccagaagagctgcagggCTCAAGCACTTGAAATTCATGCTCTGTCTCTCCATATTTAGGGTACTGCTCTGTTAATTTAGGTATTTATAGCtgtcatatataaatatatatataatacccAAATCATATTATGCTTATCTATTATACACATAGTTTGAACATATCACTGACGGCATATACAACCTCAAAGATTAGACTTTTGTGATtagaaaaaagtcttaaaaggATGCTGAAGTTTAAAATAACATCTGCATTGACTTGGCAAATTTGAAGTTGCATTCCATTAACAGCTTTATCTTGggcaaataaaaaatggaaatttaaagTATGTAAATGCTAACACTTTTGAAGGTTATCTATATACATGAACATGTTGTCCCCCTGCCACTCAGCTTCAGTAAACAGGGAGTGAGTACATAATTAGTCCTTCATCTTcaagatttttctctccctctagTCTTTAGTTTATCTTGCCAGATGAAT includes:
- the LOC137850541 gene encoding transmembrane protein 170B; this translates as MKVEAGDLSAINLSVQQVLSLWAHGTVLRSLTEMWYWVFLWALFSSLFVHGAVGVLMFVMLQRHRQGRLISVIVVSIGFLGSITGAMITSAAVAGIYRVAGKNMAPLEALVFGVGQTVLTLIISFSRILATL